In the Salarias fasciatus chromosome 13, fSalaFa1.1, whole genome shotgun sequence genome, one interval contains:
- the cacul1 gene encoding CDK2-associated and cullin domain-containing protein 1 produces the protein MEAMEEDGLGIGDDHNHNYRAAGGTVQLSEASAVPRQGAPPRRGGTPRAGGMDSDTGSESSEVSETDGAAPPAASEGKPSLDSSSKFLLNAMAIEDYRKNHWPNLEKAIDRLLIQSPTDHISVSYAQIYSYVYKCVCQQHSELLYSDLTSKITSHLQQVSTQLQAIPPENFIENFNVALTQYTDSLQCIVPVFMYLNKFYIESKLNRDLKDDLMKLFADHVAEKHVNTLMPLLIRAHSMPFQVQPSTMASVVKGLYSLRPEWAQQAPALFSGFIPQINPPAEESLLSDYAAHDQKLQMELSMNGFPRGDQSRKRASDDS, from the exons atggaggccatggaggaggacggccTGGGCATCGGAGACGACCACAACCACAACTACCGCGCGGCCGGCGGTACGGTCCAGCTGTCGGAGGCGTCGGCGGTCCCGCGGCAGGGAGCACCGCCGCGGAGGGGGGGCACGCCCCGGGCCGGCGGCATGGACTCGGACACCGGCAGCGAGAGCAGCGAGGTCAGCGAGACGGACGGCGCGGCTCCTCCGGCCGCCTCCGAGGGGAAACCGAGCCTGGACTCCTCCTCCAAGTTCC TTCTGAACGCCATGGCGATAGAGGACTACCGGAAGAACCACTGGCCCAACCTGGAGAAGGCGATCGACCGCCTGCTGATCCAGAGCCCCACAGACCACATCTCTGTTTCCTATGCACAGATATACAG CTACGTCTATAAGTGTGTTTGCCAGCAGcactctgagctgctctacAGCGATCTGACGTCTAAAATAACAAGTCATCTGCAGCAGGTCTCCACCCAGCTACAA GCCATACCACCTGAGAACTTCATTGAGAACTTTAACGTGGCACTGACGCAATACACAGACTCGCTTCAGTGCATAGTTCCCGTCTTTATGTACTTG AACAAGTTTTACATCGAGTCCAAACTGAACAGGGATCTGAAGGACGATCTGATGAAGCTGTTCGCTGATCACGTTGCAGAGAAACACGTGAACACACTGATGC CTCTTCTCATCAGAGCCCACTCCATGCCTTTTCAAGTGCAGCCCTCCACCATGGCCAGCGTGGTGAAGGGCCTCTACAGCCTCAGACCAG AGTGGGCCCAGCAGGCGCCGGCCCTCTTCTCGGGGTTCATTCCTCAAATCAACCCTCCTGCCGAGGAGTCTCTGCTGTCCGACTACGCGGCTCACGACCAGAAGCTGCAGATGGAGCTCTCCATGAACGGATTTCCTCG GGGGGACCAGTCCCGCAAACGGGCCAGCGACGACTCCTGA
- the mypn gene encoding myopalladin, translated as MQENKVEQTPSLSQLLRESYLAEARAQQRHSEMSRSDASSSRLQIYGSLKGKAEDPTGLNDAQFPDLSAFLSQEELDKSVNLARQAIGHDPREERPEVKASVAPLTSSGISSASVSSTAPPATPYAAIPTGPLTQPAPEFRELPAAQTPDRNLHKAFAQQDSVIGSDGEALHDYSKPARNTPYGPETQSKKEFLNKAADFIEELSSLFKANSSKRVRPRACKTHRSRVPNKTPGDGEAYALGPDSRERSLMCPEAEKERPSPAASHQPAVLPDPGQGQAEFHGGRVTEEQQHEPVSWEAEREAPAETPHSAEPVCEPPQFIQKLKSREVPEGSKVQLDCIVTGLPVPEVRWFCEGKELENSPDIQIITDGELHSLIIAEAFEEDTGRYSCFASNFYGTDSTSAEIYVEGASSSDSEGEQHFEHVAQPQRKQVKLSPSLPPSSNQAVSAKEEDSASSRPEAAAEEAAEERSSPENSPTATDPVPVLRIPAATPAAPELQPAPDGAAALPAQVCPALSDDTELPAAPEAETPVAIVPTPHTAPAAATALNPAGADPSQTPQPESQSSNHSYPQGLNGQPIMAAPVFTKSLQDLGALESQLVVLECRVKGVPSPRVDWYREGKLIEDSPDFRILQKKPRSPAETEEICTLVIAEVFPEDSGMFTCTANNKYGTVSSTATLRVKGNGSESNHMRPFTTLTIEPSRILEFSKSEATVSQPEVPVANSIKPHSSTIRLDPLVPSSVRLDPLNTSTLRLDPQSSSMLRSDPVRSSLPSLEPSCLDSRSIVDPGALHQHPPGSNGVLPEAQSSRQILPYPKPFVPSAEQEVPRPSVTSPDASNRVKGVPNHQNGSPVVVPLPDPPPNSCLKTGTATNHKDSRSGSRVGLRVHFKLPEDEEEEQNDASGQSDEDVALASINKEPPPVLAKPKLDPAQLQLLHNQVLMEQQQDPEPPTRSSVQTPSHPPFQSHTKPEVQSAQEVTTLWSPRLHREPHMPPFQAHHEAPAAPRQTAPPLKTTVAPPAPTLSTAPAPRTTFSPPFSAAPAPSVSSPPPPPLKTSSLVTAPPPAPQLSAAPFPQVNAIHASHLNLSPAAHPRTTSAPQFFAPPAPKFSTAPAGSPAASQDVASPAALLRSAHASLMNLTSISSSFSYTRPKEFIAAQIFSPVRSPSPTESPVPLLQELAAELNSSAASSPTLPPFSPPPRTFPTRVLMSPTSPPSLVSSPTPASAPFLNSLFGLRAQSPPQASSPASSSSTPSPIQNPVAFLSAVLPSLSLGQPTNSMGLPRGAPVGLQKKAAKPRVPSVEDVRESRELLLQDIEKKLQFRHDSQQFAHQQKLNIEGKTASRPLGPNIPATVINYDEEYKVSSFEQRLMSEIEFRLERTPVEESDDEVQHDDVPNGKCIAPIFDKKLKNFRAMEGVPVTFSCKIVGIPVPKVYWFKDGKQILRKNIHYKKIREGDGTCALHIECTTSDDDGNYTVMAANPQGRISCSGHLIVQTGPPRSRLTPIHAQRVRARIQEVEGEQTQERFFRPHFLQAPGDMMAHEGRLCRLDCKVSGLPSPELMWLVNGRPIYSDMYHKMLVRENGVHSLVIDPLTQKDAGTYTCIASNKAGQSSFSLELKVVEKEMKHPPQFVEKLQNMGIPEGTPVRLECRVAGMPPPAIFWKKDNETIPRTKDRISMTQDATGYVCLLIQPTRKDDAGWYTVSAKNEAGVVSCTSRLDIYAQWHQSIPAPMKRPPRTGSRYAALTGQGLDIKSIFPTSDGGPILFSSSPPEATLESEEL; from the exons ATGCAAGAGAACAAAGTGGAGCAGACTCCGTCTCTGTCCCAGCTGCTGAGGGAGAGCTACCTGGCGGAGGCCAGAGCCCAGCAGCGCCACAGCGAGATGAGTCGCTCCGACGCCTCGTCCTCTCGCCTCCAGATCTACGGCTCTCTCAAAGGCAAGGCCGAGGACCCCACGGGCCTCAACGACGCCCAGTTCCCGGACCTGTCGGCCTTCCTcagccaggaggagctggataaGAGCGTGAACCTGGCCCGGCAGGCCATCGGACACGACCCCCGTGAGGAGAGGCCAGAGGTCAAGGCCTCCGTCGCACCCTTAACCTCCTCAGGCATTTCCTCAGCTTCGGTTTCCTCCACCGCGCCCCCGGCTACCCCTTATGCCGCGATCCCGACTGGGCCCTTAACTCAGCCAGCCCCAGAGTTTAGGGAACTGCCAGCAGCACAAACTCCCGACAGGAACTTGCACAAAGCGTTCGCACAGCAGGACAGCGTGATCGGGAGCGACGGCGAGGCGCTCCACGACTACAGCAAGCCGGCCAGAAACACCCCGTACGGTCCCGAGACCCAGTCCAAGAAGGAGTTCCTCAACAAGGCGGCGGACTTCATCGAggagctctcctccctcttcaaGGCCAACAGCTCCAAACGGGTCCGGCCGAGGGCCTGCAAGACCCACCGGAGCCGGGTCCCCAACAAGACGCCGGGCGACGGGGAGGCGTACGCCCTCGGCCCCGACAGCAGGGAGCGCAGCCTCATGTGCCCAGAGGCCGAGAAGGAGAGGCCGAGTCCTGCTGCGAGCCACCAGCCGGCGGTCCTGCCGGACCCCGGGCAGGGACAGGCGGAGTTCCACGGCGGCAGGGTTACCGAGGAGCAACAACACGAGCCCGTTTCCTGGGAGGCAGAGCGAGAGGCTCCGGCAGAAACGCCGCACTCGGCAGAGCCTGTGTGCGAGCCGCCGCAATTCATCCAGAAACTGAAAAGCAGGGAGGTTCCTGAAGGCAGCAAGGTCCAGCTGGACTGCATCGTGACAGGACTCCCAGTGCCCGAAGTCCG GTGGTTCTGTGAGGGCAAGGAACTGGAAAACAGCCCTGACATTCAGATCATCACCGACGGCGAGCTGCACTCTCTGATCATCGCAGAGGCGTTTGAGGAAGACACCGGGCGCTACTCCTGCTTCGCCTCAAATTTCTACGGCACCGACTCCACATCGGCAGAGATCTACGTCGAAG GAGCCTCCTCGTCAGACTCAGAGGGGGagcaacattttgaacatgtaGCCCA ACCACAAAGGAAACAAGTAAAGCTGTCCCCATCATTACCTCCGTCATCAAATCAAGCTGTTTCTGCAAAAGAGGAAGACTCTGCGTCGTCCCggcctgaagcagctgctgaggaggcagcagaggagcgCTCCTCGCCAGAAAACAGCCCGACGGCCACAGACCCCGTCCCGGTTCTCCGGATACCTGCAGCTACACCCGCAGCCCCAGAACTCCAGCCTGCTCCGGACGGGGCCGCAGCGTTACCTGCACAGGTGTGTCCCGCTTTATCAGATGATACAGAGCTCCCGGCAGCACCAGAGGCGGAAACACCTGTGGCCATCGTACCCACGCCGCACACGGCTCCAGCTGCAGCGACCGCTTTGAACCCAGCAGGGGCCGATCCATCACAAACACCACAGCCAGAG AGTCAAAGTTCAAACCACAGCTATCCACAAGGACTCAACGGACAACCCATCATGGCTGCTCCTGTATTCACAAAG AGCCTGCAGGACCTCGGTGCACTGGAGAGCCAGCTGGTGGTGCTAGAGTGTCGTGTGAAGGGAGTGCCATCACCCAGGGTGGACTGGTACCGGGAAGGGAAACTCATTGAGGACTCCCCTGATTTCAGGATCCTGCAGAAAA agCCCAGATCTCCAGCTGAAACAG AGGAAATATGCACTTTGGTCATTGCCGAGGTGTTTCCTGAAGATTCAGGGATGTTTACTTGTACAGCGAACAACAAGTATGGAACCGTGTCGAGCACGGCTACACTGAGGGTCAAAG GCAATGGCAGCGAAAGCAACCACATGAGGCCTTTCACCACCCTCACCATAGAGCCCAGTCGAATTCTAGAGTTTTCCAAATCAGAAGCGACGGTGAGCCAACCAGAGGTCCCAGTGGCCAACAGCATCAAGCCACACTCCAGCACCATTCGGCTGGACCCACTCGTCCCCAGCAGCGTGCGCCTGGACCCCTTAAACACCAGCACCCTCCGCCTGGACCCGCAGAGCTCCAGCATGTTGCGTTCAGACCCCGTTCGTTCCAGCCTGCCCAGTCTGGAACCCTCCTGCCTCGACTCTCGCAGCATCGTAGATCCTGGCGCCCTCCATCAGCACCCTCCTGGGTCCAACGGGGTTCTTCCagaagctcagagcagcaggcAGATCCTCCCTTACCCAAAGCCATTTGTTCCTTCAGCAGAACAGGAAGTGCCTCGACCGTCAGTGACGTCGCCTGACGCGAGCAACAGGGTGAAGGGCGTCCCAAACCATCAGAACGGGAGCCCCGTCGTGGTGCCTCTGCCCGATCCTCCTCCTAACTCCTGTCTAAAGACGGGCACCGCCACCAACCACAAGGATTCGCGCTCCGGCTCCAGAGTCGGCCTGCGTGTGCACTTCAAACTGCccgaagacgaggaggaggaacagaatGACGCGTCCGGTCAGTCTGATGAAGACGTCGCTCTTGCTTCGATAAACAAGGAACCACCACCTGTGCTGGCTAAACCCAAACT GGACccagctcagctccagctcctgcatAACCAGGTGCtcatggagcagcagcaggaccccGAGCCTCCGACCCGGTCCAGCGTCCAGACGCCGTCCCACCCCCCATTCCAGAGCCACACCAAGCCCGAGGTCCAGAGCGCCCAGGAGGTGACCACGCTGTGGTCTCCCAGGCTGCACCGGGAGCCCCACATGCCGCCTTTCCAGGCCCACCACGAGGCCCCGGCAGCCCCGCGGCAGACCGCACCTCCTCTGAAGACCACCGTGgcgccccccgcccccaccctcaGCACTGCTCCAGCTCCCAGAACCACCTTCTCGCCCCCGTTCAGCGCTGCTCCCGCTCCTTCGGTgagctcccctcctcctcctccgctgaaGACCTCCTCGCTGGTGAcggctcctcctcccgctcctcagCTGAGCGCCGCCCCCTTCCCACAGGTCAACGCCATCCACGCCTCCCACCTCAACCTGTCCCCCGCAGCTCACCCCAGAACCACGTCCGCGCCCCAGTTCTTCGCCCCGCCCGCGCCCAAGTTCAGCACCGCCCCCGCAGGTTCTCCCGCGGCCTCGCAGGACGTGGCGTCTCCGGCCGCTCTGCTGAGGAGCGCCCACGCCTCCCTCATGAACCTGACCtccatctccagcagcttcagctacACGCGGCCGAAAGAGTTCATCGCCGCGCAGATCTTCTCGCCGGTCCGGAGCCCGTCCCCGACGGAATCGCCCGTGCCCCTCCTTCAGGAGCTGGCCGCCGAGCTCAACTCCTCCGCCGCCAGCTCCCCGACCCTGCCGCCGTTCTCCCCCCCACCCAGGACCTTCCCCACAAGGGTGCTCATGTCCCCCACCAGCCCCCCGTCCCTTGTGTCCTCGCCGACTCCGGCGTCGGCGCCATTCCTCAACAGCCTCTTCGGCCTGCGGGCCCAGTCGCCGCCGCAGGCCTCGTCccccgcctccagcagctccactcccAGCCCCATCCAGAACCCCGTGGCCTTCCTCAGCGCCGTGCTGCCGTCGCTGAGCCTGGGCCAGCCCACCAACTCCATGGGACTGCCCCGAGGAGCTCCCGTGGG GTTGCAGAAAAAGGCTGCCAAGCCGCGCGTCCCATCAGTCGAAGACGTCCGCGAGAGCAGGGAGCTCCTCCTCCAAGACATCGAGAAGAAGCTTCAGTTCAGACACGACTCACAGCAGTTTGCACATCAGCAG AAGCTGAATATTGAGGGGAAAACAGCGAGCAGACCGCTTGGACCAAACATTCCTGCTACTGTCATTAACTATGATGAG GAGTACAAAGTGTCCAGTTTCGAGCAAAGGCTAATGAGTGAGATTGAGTTCCGTCTGGAGCGAACTCCGGTGGAGGAGTCGGACGACGAGGTGCAGCACGACGACGTGCCCAACGGGAAGTGCATCGCACCCATATTCGACAAGAAGCTGAAGAACTTCCGGGCGATGGAGGGCGTGCCCGTCACCTTCTCATGTAAAATTGTGGGAATCCCAGTGCCGAAG GTTTACTGGTTCAAGGATGGCAAGCAGATTTTGAGGAAGAACATCCATTACAAGAAGATAAGAGAAGGAGACGGGACCTGCGCTTTGCACATAGAGTGCACGACCAGTGACGACGACGGCAACTACACCGTCATGGCGGCCAATCCGCAG GGACGAATCAGCTGCTCCGGTCATCTGATAGTCCAAACTGGACCGCCCCGAAGCCGCCTGACACCCATTCATGCTCAGAG GGTGCGAGCCCGCATCCAGGAGGTGGAGGGCGAGCAGACCCAGGAGCGTTTCTTCCGCCCTCACTTCCTGCAGGCGCCGGGGGACATGATGGCTCACGAGGGGAGGCTGTGCAGGCTGGACTGTAAG GTGAGCGGGCTGCCCAGCCCGGAGCTGATGTGGCTGGTGAACGGAAGACCGATCTATTCAGACATGTACCACAAGATGCTGGTGCGGGAGAACGGCGTCCATTCTCTGGTCATCGACCCGCTGACGCAGAAGGACGCCGGAACTTACACCTGCATCGCCAGCAACAAAGCCGGGCAGAGCTCCTTCAGCTTGGAGCTGAAAGTCGTGG AGAAAGAGATGAAGCACCCGCCGCAGTTcgtggagaagctgcagaacaTGGGGATTCCCGAGGGGACCCCCGTGAGGCTGGAGTGCCGCGTGGCGGGGATGCCCCCCCCAGCCATCTTCTGGAAGAAAGACAATGAGACCATTCCGAGAACTAAGGACAGAATCAG catgACCCAGGATGCAACAGGATACGTGTGTCTCCTCATCCAGCCCACAAGAAAAGACGACGCTGGCTGGTACACGGTGTCGGCCAAAAACGAGGCCGGGGTCGTGTCCTGCACCTCCAGACTTGATATCTATG CGCAGTGGCATCAGAGCATCCCGGCGCCCATGAAGAGACCGCCGCGGACGGGCAGCCGCTACGCCGCCCTGACGGGCCAGGGCCTCGACATCAAGTCCATTTTCCCCACCTCGGACGGCGGCCCCATCCTGTTCTCCAGCTCGCCGCCCGAGGCCACGCTGGAGAGCGAGGAGCTGTGA